Proteins encoded together in one Sinorhizobium meliloti window:
- a CDS encoding phospholipase D-like domain-containing protein, which translates to MIAFIESYWPHFLALLSVVLGVPAIIHAAMTKDDVRAAAGWVGVVLLSPVIGAVIYAVAGINRMRRSSIGLQRSLLRSTERDPFGRFDVTHDQVVARFGQRFAAMKMLGDRVARFTMSAGNHITMLEGGDAVYAAMLDEISSARRSILIESYIFDRDPIGMRFANALIAAVKRGVAVRVLIDAVGARYSVPSIVGYLKEGGVPTAVFNGNIIMGLRLPYANLRTHRKIMVVDGTVAFAGGMNIRAGFAAEIAGKAASFDTHFRVTGPVVADIFQVAAEDWQFSSEEVLTGDGWRLADLPAEPDVRSVLMRAVPSGPDNTNETNHKMLMGAFSMARKHIRLMSPYFLPDKELISALVTAARKGVEVDIVVPSVNNLTLVDRAMTAQFDQVLKGHCRVWRAKGAFNHSKLMVIDDRWVYVGSTNLDPRSLRLNFEFDLEILDEAFARAIGEKVCAIRATADEVTLAGLRAQPLVNRLANRLLWLGSPYL; encoded by the coding sequence ATGATCGCGTTCATAGAGAGTTACTGGCCGCATTTTCTGGCGCTGCTTTCGGTCGTCCTCGGCGTCCCGGCAATCATCCATGCGGCGATGACTAAAGACGATGTGCGTGCGGCTGCCGGCTGGGTCGGGGTTGTGCTGCTCTCACCGGTCATCGGTGCGGTCATCTACGCGGTCGCCGGCATCAATCGGATGCGCCGCTCGTCTATCGGCCTGCAGCGTTCGCTGCTGCGCTCGACCGAGCGGGACCCGTTCGGGCGCTTCGATGTCACGCATGATCAGGTGGTGGCCCGTTTCGGGCAGCGTTTCGCGGCAATGAAGATGCTTGGAGACCGCGTTGCGCGCTTCACGATGTCGGCGGGAAACCACATCACCATGCTCGAGGGCGGCGACGCGGTCTATGCCGCGATGCTCGACGAGATCTCGTCCGCCCGTCGCAGCATTCTCATCGAGAGCTATATTTTCGACCGCGATCCCATCGGCATGCGTTTCGCCAATGCCCTGATCGCCGCAGTGAAACGCGGCGTCGCCGTGCGCGTCCTGATCGACGCCGTGGGTGCGCGCTATTCCGTGCCGTCCATTGTGGGCTATCTGAAGGAAGGAGGCGTGCCGACCGCCGTCTTCAACGGCAATATCATCATGGGCCTGCGGCTGCCCTATGCCAATCTCAGGACACACCGCAAGATCATGGTTGTCGACGGTACGGTCGCTTTCGCCGGCGGCATGAACATCCGTGCGGGCTTTGCCGCTGAAATCGCAGGAAAGGCTGCTTCTTTCGACACGCATTTCCGCGTTACGGGACCCGTTGTCGCCGATATCTTTCAGGTTGCTGCGGAAGATTGGCAGTTCTCGAGCGAGGAGGTACTGACAGGCGACGGCTGGCGGCTCGCCGACCTTCCCGCGGAGCCGGACGTGCGATCGGTGCTGATGCGGGCCGTTCCCTCAGGTCCTGACAACACCAACGAGACGAATCACAAGATGCTTATGGGCGCCTTTTCGATGGCGCGAAAACATATCCGGTTGATGTCGCCCTATTTCCTGCCCGACAAGGAATTGATCAGCGCGCTCGTGACGGCGGCGAGGAAGGGTGTCGAGGTCGACATCGTCGTGCCCTCCGTCAACAATTTGACACTCGTCGACCGCGCGATGACGGCACAGTTCGACCAGGTGCTGAAAGGTCACTGCCGCGTCTGGCGGGCAAAGGGCGCCTTCAACCATTCCAAGCTGATGGTCATCGACGATCGCTGGGTCTATGTCGGATCGACCAATCTCGATCCTCGCTCCCTGCGCCTCAATTTCGAGTTCGACCTCGAAATACTCGACGAAGCCTTCGCACGCGCAATCGGCGAAAAGGTCTGCGCCATACGCGCGACCGCGGATGAAGTGACCCTTGCGGGGCTCCGCGCGCAGCCGCTCGTCAACCGGCTGGCAAACCGATTGCTCTGGCTCGGATCGCCCTATCTTTAG
- the erpA gene encoding iron-sulfur cluster insertion protein ErpA: MQETVTLSDAAARRIAAILQAEKDKSAMRVSVEGGGCSGFSYKFDLVDAANADDLILEKDDAKVLIDSLSLVYMGGSEIDFVDNLLGQSFQINNPNAVASCGCGTSFSI, translated from the coding sequence ATGCAGGAAACAGTTACGCTTTCGGATGCGGCGGCCAGACGCATTGCCGCAATTCTCCAGGCGGAGAAGGACAAGAGCGCGATGCGCGTCTCCGTCGAAGGCGGCGGGTGCTCGGGCTTCTCCTACAAGTTCGATTTGGTGGACGCCGCAAATGCCGACGATCTCATCCTCGAAAAGGACGACGCCAAAGTCCTGATCGACAGCCTGTCGCTGGTCTATATGGGCGGCTCGGAGATCGATTTCGTCGACAATCTTCTCGGACAGTCGTTCCAGATCAACAATCCGAACGCGGTCGCAAGCTGCGGGTGCGGAACGAGCTTTTCGATCTGA
- a CDS encoding deoxyguanosinetriphosphate triphosphohydrolase, translating into MTVDRQALGFGYGEHAAYASNPWASRGRLYPEASSPTRSDFQRDRDRIVHTTAFRRLKHKTQVFIAADGDHYRTRLTHTIEVAQIARALARALKLDEDLAEGVALVHDFGHTPFGHTGEDALHEVLEPYGGFDHNAQSLRIVTKLERRYAEFDGLNLTWESLEGLVKHNGPLMTADGQGLRGPVPQPILDYCALHDLELASFASLEAQVAAIADDIAYNTHDIDDGLRAGYLTFEMLEEIPFLARLMREVHDRYPGLESSRFTHEIMRRQITAMVEDVIAVAQKRLGEVRPESAKDVRCAGRVMATFSDEMGETDRQIKNLLMTRIYRHPEVMRVRQGAASIVTDLYRAFMHDPSLMKEHYWIDQIAGMAVPARARHVGDYLAGMTDTFAISVHRRLFDHTPDLR; encoded by the coding sequence ATGACAGTCGACAGGCAGGCCCTTGGTTTCGGTTACGGTGAACACGCAGCTTATGCATCGAACCCCTGGGCTTCCCGCGGCAGACTGTATCCCGAGGCATCGAGCCCCACACGTTCCGATTTCCAACGCGACCGCGACCGCATCGTCCATACCACGGCCTTCCGGCGGCTGAAGCACAAGACGCAGGTCTTCATTGCCGCCGACGGAGACCATTACCGCACGCGGCTCACGCATACGATCGAAGTCGCCCAGATCGCCCGCGCCCTCGCCAGGGCCTTGAAACTGGACGAGGATCTCGCCGAGGGGGTGGCGCTCGTCCATGATTTCGGCCATACGCCGTTCGGGCACACCGGCGAGGACGCTTTGCACGAGGTGCTGGAGCCCTATGGCGGCTTCGATCACAACGCCCAGTCGCTGCGCATCGTCACCAAGCTGGAGCGGCGCTATGCGGAGTTCGACGGCCTCAATCTCACCTGGGAGAGTCTCGAAGGGCTCGTCAAACACAACGGCCCGCTGATGACGGCAGACGGGCAGGGCCTTCGCGGGCCCGTTCCGCAGCCGATTCTCGATTACTGCGCGCTTCACGACCTCGAGCTTGCGAGCTTTGCGAGCCTCGAGGCGCAGGTGGCGGCAATTGCCGACGATATCGCCTATAATACCCACGATATCGACGACGGACTGCGTGCGGGCTATCTCACTTTCGAAATGCTGGAAGAGATACCGTTTCTCGCCCGGTTGATGCGCGAGGTTCACGACCGCTATCCAGGCCTTGAAAGCAGCCGGTTCACGCATGAGATCATGCGGCGGCAGATCACCGCCATGGTGGAGGACGTCATCGCCGTGGCGCAGAAAAGGCTCGGTGAAGTCCGGCCGGAAAGCGCGAAAGACGTGCGATGCGCGGGCAGGGTAATGGCAACCTTCTCGGATGAGATGGGCGAGACGGACCGCCAGATCAAGAATCTGCTCATGACGCGCATCTATCGGCATCCGGAGGTCATGCGGGTACGACAGGGAGCGGCATCGATCGTGACGGACCTCTACCGGGCCTTCATGCACGATCCGTCGCTGATGAAGGAGCATTACTGGATCGACCAAATCGCCGGTATGGCGGTGCCGGCCCGGGCGCGCCACGTCGGCGATTACCTCGCCGGTATGACCGATACTTTCGCGATAAGCGTGCATAGGCGCTTGTTTGACCATACGCCTGATTTGCGCTAG
- the argS gene encoding arginine--tRNA ligase has translation MNLFTDFEARINRILESIEIIREKRSELDFGRINVEPPRDASHGDVATNAAMVLAKPLGMNPRALAELIVEKLGQDPEVAGVSVAGPGFINVRLSVSYWQKLLAAVTRAGVDYGRSTSGAGRKINVEYVSANPTGPMHVGHCRGAVVGDALANLLAFAGYDVTKEYYINDAGSQIEVLARSAFLRYRQALGEDIAEIPAGLYPGDYLVPVGEALADEYGTSLRIMPEDKWVPLVKERVIDAMMAMIREDLAALNVNHDVFFSERALHDNGAARIRTAINDLTFKGHVYKGTLPPPKGQLPEDWEDREQTLFRSTEVGDDIDRPLIKSDGSYTYFAADVAYFKDKFDRGFHEMIYVLGADHGGYVKRLEALARAISGGSAKLTVLLCQLVKLYRNGEPVKMSKRSGDFVTLRDVVDEVGRDPVRFMMLYRKSSEPLDFDFAKVTEQSKDNPVFYVQYAHARCRSVFRQAAEAFPDLDLSSVDLAGAAGAIVDPTEMQLVAKLAEYPRVVEAAALSHEPHRIAFYLYDLAAVFHGHWNKGKENPELRFVNDKNRELSIARLGLVHAVASVLKSGLSITGTSAPDEMR, from the coding sequence ATGAACCTTTTCACAGACTTCGAAGCAAGAATTAACAGAATTCTGGAATCGATTGAGATCATTCGTGAAAAGCGATCCGAGCTGGACTTCGGGCGCATCAATGTAGAGCCGCCGCGCGATGCAAGTCACGGCGATGTGGCGACCAATGCCGCCATGGTGCTCGCCAAGCCCCTTGGCATGAACCCGCGCGCGCTTGCGGAACTGATCGTCGAAAAGCTCGGGCAGGATCCGGAGGTTGCCGGCGTTTCGGTTGCCGGTCCCGGTTTCATCAATGTCCGCCTGTCGGTTTCCTATTGGCAGAAGCTTCTGGCAGCCGTCACGCGTGCCGGCGTCGATTACGGACGCAGCACGTCCGGCGCCGGACGCAAGATCAACGTGGAGTATGTCTCGGCCAACCCGACGGGGCCGATGCATGTCGGTCATTGCCGCGGCGCGGTCGTCGGTGACGCGCTCGCCAACCTGCTGGCCTTTGCGGGCTATGACGTGACCAAGGAATACTACATCAACGACGCGGGCTCGCAGATCGAGGTGCTCGCCCGCTCGGCATTCCTGCGCTACCGCCAGGCGCTCGGCGAGGATATCGCCGAAATTCCGGCGGGGCTTTACCCAGGCGACTATCTCGTGCCGGTGGGCGAGGCGCTCGCGGACGAGTACGGCACGAGCCTCCGGATCATGCCGGAGGACAAATGGGTGCCGCTCGTCAAGGAGCGTGTCATCGACGCGATGATGGCGATGATCCGCGAGGATCTGGCGGCGCTCAACGTCAACCATGACGTGTTCTTTTCCGAGCGCGCCCTGCACGACAACGGTGCGGCGCGGATCCGCACGGCCATCAACGATTTGACCTTCAAGGGTCACGTCTACAAGGGCACGCTGCCGCCCCCGAAGGGGCAGCTGCCGGAAGACTGGGAAGACAGGGAGCAGACGCTCTTCCGCTCGACCGAGGTCGGCGACGACATCGATCGCCCGCTGATCAAGTCCGATGGCAGCTATACTTATTTCGCGGCCGATGTTGCTTACTTCAAGGACAAGTTCGATCGTGGCTTCCACGAGATGATCTATGTGCTCGGCGCCGACCATGGCGGCTACGTCAAGCGGCTGGAGGCACTGGCGCGTGCGATCTCCGGCGGATCGGCGAAGCTGACGGTGCTGCTCTGCCAGCTCGTGAAGCTCTATCGCAACGGCGAGCCCGTGAAGATGTCCAAGCGTTCGGGCGATTTCGTGACGCTGCGCGACGTCGTCGACGAAGTCGGGCGCGATCCCGTGCGGTTCATGATGCTTTACCGCAAGAGCTCCGAGCCGCTCGACTTCGACTTCGCAAAGGTGACGGAACAGTCGAAGGACAACCCGGTCTTCTACGTGCAATACGCCCACGCGCGCTGCCGTTCCGTTTTCCGCCAGGCTGCGGAAGCATTCCCTGATCTTGATCTGTCCTCCGTCGATCTCGCGGGCGCGGCCGGCGCGATTGTCGACCCCACCGAAATGCAGCTCGTCGCCAAGCTTGCAGAATATCCCCGCGTGGTGGAGGCGGCAGCACTCTCGCACGAGCCTCACCGGATCGCTTTTTACCTGTATGATCTTGCCGCGGTCTTCCACGGACACTGGAACAAAGGTAAGGAAAACCCGGAATTACGTTTTGTTAACGATAAGAATAGAGAATTAAGCATTGCCAGACTCGGGCTGGTGCATGCTGTCGCCTCGGTATTGAAGTCAGGCCTGTCGATCACAGGCACTTCTGCACCGGATGAGATGCGGTAA
- a CDS encoding SPOR domain-containing protein, whose amino-acid sequence MADKQFARSGPAEFEPLADDDPLSELARIVGYDARPAVQQLQELQRHQEAMRREPAFDLEEELLRAFDSYDTPHAAPVRPDSGLVEHPSAPVSTDGAHPVFDEQVAQNAVVTDVAPAPEGVADAAASPSIETPVERTSNEDLTAVAVASHDEPAVDLERELELSLGYDASPDATDAAQPDVVPAGVSDVPIFSDWQEPLSAKLAVAGKLAEQAGLAEPVYVDMAGDLAGAVESNELTDIAVAPPEMQSQPSASTDADRLLTDVERFPVPAAAEVAAPPVAEPQDRPAPAAVKKNNYPFTPTFSRATPVASSGGVSQQRAFATPTVETAVASPAATSAAATSPAVVVQSVSPERVPEMRAEAAPQVPENRMPEAEIEPSFDIEDFELELADIALDLDLADSPVADAPASIVATQAAVAHPALVETPAQPYLQAMGAPREPETFVHQAPVSSRDMPVPVEPEKPSADVALPFDPAMIGETESGVAPIGELDVPQLPPVEAEEKAAAYPADYDLDIDAEMAQLFSAPAPAAKNGANLEPVAASADKADPAFAPADDFDEFEKAMEEDFQRSMAERRSATQEAERMTAMPHAQAEEYREDGYGRRSQRSMLLAASVAGIIIVGGAAVYAWMGGSNAVLSGDGPKIILADKAPVKVVPEEKGGKTVPNQDKAVYDRVAGVSGKAPLQQSLVSSTEEPMDVVQRTLTPETLPLEGRGDVETLPGASPAADDEVARLLPGTDAGNAADEEEAVPAVAPRKVRTMIVKPDGTLVPREEPAPQQESAAATAGGPAPIPARASGEAVAAGSQAEATAAAQPDQLAAASEGATPVRSVKTTALPQARPAAQPQAAAPAAAPAESQPATETAAAPLATASVPAGSYVIQIASLPSEAEAQKSYNNLSSKFASVIGGRGVDIRKAEIAGKGTYYRVRIPVGSREEANSLCSRYKSAGGSCLVTK is encoded by the coding sequence ATGGCAGACAAACAATTCGCACGAAGCGGGCCGGCAGAATTCGAACCATTGGCCGATGATGATCCGTTGAGCGAACTTGCCCGCATTGTCGGTTACGATGCTCGGCCAGCCGTTCAGCAACTGCAGGAACTTCAGCGCCATCAGGAGGCGATGCGGCGCGAGCCGGCCTTCGATCTCGAGGAGGAGCTCCTCCGCGCGTTCGATAGCTACGATACGCCCCATGCAGCGCCTGTTCGGCCCGATAGCGGCCTTGTCGAACATCCGTCTGCCCCAGTGTCGACCGATGGCGCGCACCCTGTCTTCGACGAACAGGTCGCTCAGAATGCAGTCGTCACCGATGTCGCTCCGGCCCCCGAGGGGGTCGCCGACGCTGCAGCGTCGCCTTCCATCGAGACCCCGGTGGAGCGGACGTCGAACGAGGATTTGACTGCGGTCGCCGTAGCGTCCCATGACGAACCCGCCGTCGACCTGGAGCGCGAGCTCGAATTGTCGCTTGGCTACGATGCGTCGCCGGATGCGACCGACGCCGCCCAGCCGGATGTGGTGCCTGCCGGCGTAAGCGACGTTCCTATCTTCTCCGACTGGCAGGAGCCGCTTTCCGCCAAGCTGGCCGTAGCCGGCAAACTCGCCGAGCAGGCCGGACTTGCAGAGCCCGTCTATGTCGACATGGCCGGCGATCTCGCCGGTGCGGTCGAGAGCAACGAGCTTACGGACATTGCCGTCGCGCCGCCGGAAATGCAGTCGCAACCGTCGGCTTCCACTGACGCCGACCGGCTCTTGACCGATGTCGAGCGTTTTCCGGTGCCTGCCGCCGCAGAAGTCGCTGCCCCGCCCGTGGCCGAACCGCAGGATCGGCCCGCTCCGGCGGCCGTGAAGAAGAACAACTATCCTTTTACTCCGACGTTCAGCCGCGCGACTCCGGTCGCGTCGTCAGGCGGCGTCTCGCAGCAGCGGGCTTTTGCCACGCCGACCGTCGAGACGGCTGTCGCAAGCCCGGCTGCCACAAGCGCGGCTGCCACAAGCCCGGCGGTCGTCGTGCAGAGCGTGTCGCCGGAACGAGTGCCCGAAATGCGTGCGGAAGCAGCGCCTCAGGTGCCCGAAAACCGGATGCCGGAAGCGGAAATCGAGCCGAGCTTCGACATCGAGGACTTCGAACTCGAACTGGCCGACATAGCGCTCGACCTCGATCTTGCGGACAGCCCGGTCGCCGATGCGCCGGCGAGCATTGTCGCTACGCAGGCCGCCGTAGCGCACCCGGCGCTCGTGGAAACGCCTGCGCAGCCGTATCTGCAGGCTATGGGCGCGCCACGCGAGCCGGAGACATTCGTCCATCAAGCGCCGGTATCGTCGCGGGACATGCCTGTGCCGGTGGAGCCCGAAAAGCCATCCGCCGACGTAGCCTTGCCTTTCGACCCGGCGATGATCGGCGAGACCGAAAGCGGTGTCGCACCGATCGGCGAACTGGACGTTCCACAGCTCCCTCCGGTCGAGGCGGAGGAAAAAGCAGCGGCCTATCCGGCCGATTACGATCTGGATATCGACGCCGAGATGGCGCAGCTTTTCAGCGCGCCGGCGCCTGCTGCCAAGAACGGCGCAAACCTCGAACCCGTGGCTGCATCGGCGGACAAAGCGGATCCTGCATTCGCACCGGCCGATGATTTCGACGAGTTCGAGAAGGCGATGGAGGAAGACTTCCAGCGATCGATGGCGGAGCGCCGGAGCGCAACGCAGGAAGCCGAGCGCATGACGGCGATGCCCCATGCTCAGGCCGAGGAATATCGAGAAGACGGTTATGGCCGGCGGTCCCAGCGCTCGATGTTGCTGGCTGCCAGCGTTGCCGGCATCATCATCGTCGGCGGCGCCGCCGTCTACGCCTGGATGGGCGGCAGCAACGCGGTGCTTTCCGGCGATGGTCCGAAGATCATCCTGGCGGACAAGGCGCCGGTGAAGGTCGTGCCCGAGGAGAAGGGCGGCAAGACTGTGCCGAACCAGGACAAGGCGGTTTATGACCGCGTTGCCGGCGTCTCGGGCAAGGCGCCGCTCCAGCAGAGCCTGGTCTCCTCGACGGAGGAGCCGATGGACGTGGTGCAGCGGACGCTGACGCCGGAGACTTTGCCGCTCGAGGGACGTGGAGACGTTGAGACGTTGCCGGGTGCTTCGCCCGCCGCCGACGACGAGGTCGCCCGCTTGCTGCCGGGGACCGATGCCGGGAATGCCGCCGATGAAGAGGAAGCGGTTCCCGCCGTTGCACCGCGCAAGGTCCGCACCATGATCGTCAAGCCGGACGGTACGCTTGTCCCCCGTGAGGAACCGGCTCCGCAACAGGAAAGCGCGGCGGCAACAGCCGGCGGTCCGGCGCCGATCCCGGCCCGTGCGTCCGGTGAAGCCGTTGCCGCCGGTTCACAAGCCGAAGCAACGGCTGCCGCGCAGCCGGATCAACTCGCTGCAGCCTCCGAAGGGGCCACGCCCGTTCGAAGCGTAAAGACGACCGCGCTGCCGCAGGCACGCCCGGCCGCTCAGCCGCAGGCCGCTGCTCCCGCCGCGGCCCCCGCAGAAAGCCAGCCTGCAACCGAAACGGCAGCCGCGCCGCTGGCGACGGCTTCGGTTCCCGCCGGCAGCTACGTGATCCAGATTGCCTCTCTGCCTTCGGAGGCCGAGGCGCAGAAGAGCTACAACAATCTCTCCTCGAAGTTCGCGAGCGTGATCGGCGGTCGCGGGGTGGACATCCGCAAGGCGGAGATTGCTGGCAAGGGCACCTATTACCGGGTCAGGATCCCCGTCGGCTCGCGCGAGGAGGCCAATTCGCTTTGCTCTCGCTATAAAAGCGCCGGCGGAAGCTGCCTGGTAACGAAATAA
- the nagZ gene encoding beta-N-acetylhexosaminidase encodes MQYAFRMSESKAFISGCKGLTLTQEERDFFAGERPWGFILFGRNIGEEEQIRDLVASLRDSIGNPRAPVLIDQEGGRVQRIRPPLVQQYPNGAAIGEIYRRDRERGLRAAWVMGRLHAFDLMRLGITVDCLPVLDVPVPGSHDVIGNRAYGHDPATVTAIGRAMSEGLKAGGMLPVMKHMPGHGRTFVDSHHNLPVVSAGIDELKSSDFLPFAAMKDEAMAMSAHMVFTAIDPDNPATTSAKVVSEIIRGHIGFDGLLMSDDVSMNALAGDMTARAGGIIAAGLDLVLHCHGIMEEMKAVADVVPVLSGERLRRARAAEAAFREPDDAVEAALRAEFNAMFALA; translated from the coding sequence ATGCAGTATGCTTTTCGTATGAGCGAATCAAAAGCATTCATATCCGGCTGCAAGGGCCTTACGCTGACGCAGGAAGAACGCGATTTCTTTGCGGGCGAGCGCCCATGGGGCTTCATTCTCTTCGGACGCAATATCGGCGAGGAAGAGCAGATCCGCGACCTGGTGGCGAGCCTGCGTGACAGCATCGGCAACCCCCGGGCTCCGGTATTGATCGATCAGGAGGGCGGTCGCGTTCAGCGCATACGCCCGCCGCTCGTGCAGCAATATCCGAACGGCGCGGCGATCGGCGAAATCTATCGGCGGGACAGGGAACGGGGCCTGCGTGCCGCATGGGTCATGGGGCGTCTGCATGCCTTCGACCTGATGCGCCTCGGCATCACGGTCGATTGCCTGCCGGTACTCGATGTGCCGGTACCCGGCAGCCATGACGTCATCGGCAATCGTGCCTATGGGCATGACCCGGCGACGGTAACCGCGATCGGTCGCGCGATGAGCGAAGGTTTGAAGGCGGGCGGCATGTTGCCGGTGATGAAGCACATGCCCGGTCACGGCCGGACCTTCGTCGACTCGCATCACAACCTGCCGGTCGTCAGCGCCGGTATCGATGAGTTGAAGAGCAGCGATTTTCTGCCCTTCGCGGCCATGAAAGACGAAGCGATGGCCATGTCGGCGCACATGGTCTTCACTGCTATCGACCCGGACAACCCGGCGACGACCTCTGCGAAGGTCGTGAGCGAGATCATCCGGGGCCACATCGGCTTCGACGGCCTGCTGATGTCCGACGACGTTTCCATGAATGCGCTTGCCGGCGACATGACTGCACGTGCCGGCGGAATAATCGCGGCCGGTCTTGATCTCGTCTTGCATTGTCATGGCATTATGGAAGAAATGAAGGCCGTGGCAGATGTCGTTCCGGTTCTCTCCGGCGAGAGGCTCCGCCGGGCGAGGGCTGCCGAGGCCGCTTTCCGGGAACCGGACGACGCAGTCGAAGCCGCACTGCGCGCGGAATTCAACGCAATGTTCGCGCTCGCCTAG
- a CDS encoding segregation and condensation protein A: MPSAKAPMEPLWQDESARRGLHEDELVVDIAGFEGPLDLLLHLARSQRVDLSRISVLALAEQYIAFVERARSIRIELAADYLVMAAWLAYLKSRLLIPQPAKDEGPSGEEMASALAFRLKRLEAMRDAATKLVNRNRLGRDIFVRGAPEHIVTERKSDYDASLYDLLTAYATLRQRQAITQVTIEKRHVWSLGDARLILARMVGSLDDWTALDHFLIRYMTSPKERATAIASSFAASLEMVREGRLEIRQEGAFTPIYLRRGPNPIDAATLAEMEAARG, encoded by the coding sequence ATGCCTTCCGCGAAGGCGCCGATGGAGCCTTTGTGGCAGGACGAGTCTGCCCGTCGCGGATTGCACGAGGACGAGCTCGTCGTCGACATCGCCGGCTTCGAAGGTCCGCTGGACCTCTTGCTGCACCTCGCGCGCAGCCAGCGCGTCGATCTTTCCCGCATCTCGGTGCTGGCGCTTGCGGAACAATATATCGCCTTCGTCGAGCGGGCACGGTCTATCCGTATCGAGCTTGCCGCCGACTATCTCGTCATGGCAGCGTGGCTTGCCTACCTCAAGTCACGCCTGCTCATCCCCCAGCCGGCAAAGGATGAAGGCCCGTCGGGCGAGGAGATGGCCTCGGCGCTTGCATTCCGCCTGAAACGTCTGGAGGCGATGCGCGACGCCGCGACGAAACTCGTGAACAGGAACCGCCTCGGCCGGGACATCTTCGTGCGCGGCGCGCCCGAGCACATCGTCACGGAGAGGAAGTCCGATTATGACGCCTCGCTCTACGACCTGCTGACCGCCTATGCGACGCTCAGGCAACGTCAGGCCATAACCCAGGTGACGATCGAGAAGCGGCATGTCTGGTCGCTCGGCGATGCCCGTTTGATCCTGGCGAGAATGGTCGGCAGTCTTGACGACTGGACCGCGCTCGACCATTTCCTGATCCGCTACATGACAAGCCCGAAGGAGCGCGCGACGGCGATTGCGAGCTCCTTTGCGGCCTCACTGGAAATGGTGCGCGAGGGGCGGTTGGAAATCCGGCAGGAGGGCGCTTTCACGCCGATCTATCTGCGGCGCGGGCCAAATCCGATCGATGCAGCAACCTTGGCGGAGATGGAGGCGGCACGTGGCTGA